In Coffea eugenioides isolate CCC68of unplaced genomic scaffold, Ceug_1.0 ScVebR1_3155;HRSCAF=4315, whole genome shotgun sequence, the following proteins share a genomic window:
- the LOC113757629 gene encoding putative F-box protein At1g67623 has translation MANEQKGRSTTCILSLPTEVLSEVLARVASCSSTDLFRAKLCCKLFYEVSEADNIYHRVSMDKFEIVPWSKNDQVSRFLKKCRESKNPEALYRKGVVDYFTDKHEDSALECLEEAANSGHADAAYALGIIYIFLGGDELKRKGMRLLSGLKKSRILKAKQFHPRHNLRALLRMIWVKNPLFLKPTPICCAMTHERKTSSWPMDADDVEEESTCEACACDEEIGAICAALPYR, from the exons ATGGCCAACGAACAAAAAGGGCGTTCAACAACCTGCATCCTGTCCCTTCCGACCGAGGTGCTATCCGAGGTGCTTGCACGTGTCGCATCTTGTTCATCCACTGATCTTTTTCGGGCAAAACTATG CTGTAAGTTGTTTTACGAAGTTTCGGAAGCAGACAACATTTACCACCGGGTGTCAATGGATAAGTTTGAAATCGTGCCGTGGTCAAAAAACGACCAAGTGTCGAGGTTCTTGAAGAAGTGTAGAGAAAGCAAAAATCCAGAAGCCTTGTATCGAAAAGGAGTG GTTGATTATTTTACGGACAAGCATGAGGACTCAGCATTGGAATGCCTGGAAGAAGCTGCCAATTCAGGCCATGCGGATGCGGCATATGCGTTGGGAATAATTTACATCTTTCTTGGTGGGGACGAGTTAAAGCGCAAAGGTATGCGACTGCTGAGCGGGTTGAAGAAATCCAGAATTCTGAAAGCCAAACAATTTCATCCTCGTCACAATTTGCGAGCGCTGCTGAGGATGATATGGGTCAAGAACCCTTTGTTTCTAAAGCCAACGCCCATTTGTTGTGCCATGACACACGAGAGGAAAACATCTTCATGGCCTATGGATGCCGATGACGTGGAGGAGGAGAGTACATGTGAAGCCTGCGCTTGCGATGAAGAAATTGGAGCAATTTGTGCTGCCCTACCTTATCGTTAG